A section of the Arcobacter roscoffensis genome encodes:
- a CDS encoding aminotransferase class IV family protein: protein MYFETIKCDDYEVFNLEYHQKRIAKTVGLNINLSEYVYPISNKLLRCKLIYDETGILEVNYFEYKKRDIKTFKLVYDENIEYSKKYLNRKSLDELYTKKENYDEIIIIKDGFISDTSIANIAIFYDNKWLTPKKPLLEGTTRTRLIEEGKLQEKDISIKMLQKCEKLALMNAMIGFDAIENYSFFS, encoded by the coding sequence GTGTATTTTGAAACTATAAAATGTGATGATTATGAAGTTTTTAATTTAGAGTATCATCAAAAACGAATTGCAAAAACTGTAGGTTTAAACATAAATTTAAGTGAGTATGTTTATCCTATTTCAAATAAACTATTAAGATGTAAATTAATTTATGATGAAACAGGAATTTTGGAAGTAAACTATTTTGAATATAAAAAAAGAGATATAAAAACTTTTAAATTAGTATATGATGAAAATATTGAGTATTCAAAAAAGTATCTAAATAGAAAAAGCTTAGATGAATTATATACAAAAAAAGAGAATTATGATGAAATCATAATTATAAAAGATGGTTTTATAAGTGATACCTCAATAGCAAATATCGCAATATTTTATGATAATAAATGGCTAACACCTAAAAAGCCATTACTTGAAGGTACAACAAGAACAAGACTTATAGAAGAGGGAAAACTACAGGAAAAAGATATAAGTATAAAAATGCTTCAAAAGTGTGAAAAACTAGCCTTAATGAATGCTATGATAGGTTTTGATGCGATTGAGAACTACTCATTTTTTTCATAA
- a CDS encoding transglutaminase-like cysteine peptidase, whose protein sequence is MKRIFLLILILYNITFAYEFKLNKDDIKYIQESKKQSFIVNRLKKYQSLKKKVVDYTLIRKLSHVNSFLNKILPKHDINANSSIDYWATPKEFLIQGHGDCEDYVISKYFTLLELGIKKQNLYFAVVKVKGERDYHMVLLYIEDKKKSPLVLDNLSFKVIPFNKRKKLIPKFAFNEIDSYKFTKNGFTQKVKINWGKENKFEKLLKRVYEKNE, encoded by the coding sequence ATGAAACGAATATTTTTGCTTATTTTAATACTTTATAATATTACTTTTGCTTATGAATTCAAATTAAATAAAGACGATATTAAATATATACAAGAGTCAAAGAAACAGTCATTTATAGTTAATAGATTGAAGAAGTACCAATCTTTAAAAAAGAAAGTTGTAGATTATACTTTAATTAGAAAACTATCCCATGTAAACTCGTTTTTAAATAAAATATTACCTAAACATGATATAAATGCAAATTCATCTATTGATTATTGGGCAACACCGAAAGAGTTTTTAATTCAAGGTCATGGTGATTGTGAAGATTATGTAATAAGCAAGTATTTTACCCTTCTTGAACTTGGCATAAAAAAACAAAATCTCTATTTTGCAGTTGTAAAAGTAAAAGGTGAGAGAGATTATCATATGGTCTTACTTTATATTGAAGATAAAAAGAAAAGTCCTTTAGTTTTAGACAATCTAAGTTTTAAAGTTATTCCTTTCAATAAAAGAAAAAAATTAATCCCTAAATTTGCTTTTAATGAAATTGACTCATATAAATTTACAAAAAATGGATTTACTCAAAAAGTAAAAATAAATTGGGGAAAAGAAAATAAATTTGAAAAACTACTTAAAAGAGTTTATGAAAAAAATGAGTAG
- the rpmF gene encoding 50S ribosomal protein L32 — MAVPKRRVSHTRAAKRRTHYKITLKKPVKDSDGSWKMPHSVNPNTGEYKS; from the coding sequence ATGGCAGTACCAAAGAGAAGAGTATCTCATACTAGAGCAGCGAAAAGAAGAACTCACTATAAAATAACTTTAAAAAAACCAGTTAAAGATAGTGATGGATCTTGGAAAATGCCTCATTCGGTTAACCCAAACACTGGTGAATACAAAAGCTAA
- a CDS encoding MetQ/NlpA family ABC transporter substrate-binding protein encodes MLKNLLKLLLTVAVALGLVACTDSKEEKKVESKVIKVGATPVPHSEILEIAQPLLKAKGYDLQIVEFTDYVTPNIAVDEGELDANFFQHEPYLIEFNKSKNTKLVKTVNVHLEPMGLYSNKLKNLDELQDGATIAVPNDPTNESRALDILEKKGLLTFNDVQFKTALDIKDNPKNLKIKELDAPQLPRVLDEVDGAIINTNYALAANLNPMKDALIIEPKDSPYANIIVVKQGNENSEAIKALNEVLNSTEIKNFIASKYEGSIVEAF; translated from the coding sequence ATGTTAAAAAATTTATTAAAATTACTACTTACTGTAGCAGTTGCTTTAGGATTAGTAGCTTGTACAGATTCAAAAGAAGAGAAGAAAGTAGAGTCAAAGGTTATTAAAGTTGGAGCTACTCCTGTTCCTCACTCTGAGATTTTAGAAATAGCTCAACCTTTATTAAAAGCTAAAGGTTATGATTTACAAATTGTTGAGTTTACTGATTATGTAACTCCAAATATTGCAGTTGATGAGGGTGAGTTAGATGCTAACTTCTTCCAACATGAACCATACTTAATTGAATTTAACAAAAGTAAAAACACAAAATTAGTTAAAACTGTAAATGTACACTTAGAGCCAATGGGACTTTACTCAAATAAGTTAAAAAACTTAGATGAATTACAAGATGGTGCTACAATTGCTGTTCCAAATGACCCAACAAATGAGAGTAGAGCTTTAGATATTTTAGAGAAAAAAGGTTTATTAACATTTAATGATGTTCAGTTTAAAACAGCTTTAGATATTAAAGATAATCCTAAAAACTTAAAAATCAAAGAGTTAGATGCTCCTCAATTACCAAGAGTTTTAGATGAAGTAGATGGTGCTATTATTAATACAAACTATGCTTTAGCTGCTAATTTAAATCCTATGAAAGATGCTTTAATTATAGAGCCAAAAGACTCTCCATATGCAAATATTATAGTAGTTAAGCAAGGGAATGAAAACAGCGAAGCTATTAAAGCTTTAAATGAAGTATTAAACTCAACAGAAATTAAAAACTTTATTGCT
- a CDS encoding branched-chain amino acid transporter permease, translating to MSGIEIYIAIAIMAVVNFFTRVFPFLFFRKNELPSYVVFIEKFFPAVIMTILIVYSVKDVNFSLVPYGLKEIGGITFTAVLHIVFKNYLVSIFSGTIFYMALVQYL from the coding sequence ATGAGTGGAATTGAAATATACATAGCTATTGCTATTATGGCAGTTGTAAACTTCTTTACAAGGGTATTTCCTTTTTTATTCTTTAGAAAAAATGAACTTCCTTCATATGTGGTGTTTATTGAGAAGTTTTTTCCTGCTGTTATTATGACTATCTTAATAGTATATTCTGTAAAAGATGTAAATTTTTCCCTTGTACCTTATGGTTTAAAAGAAATAGGTGGCATTACTTTTACTGCAGTTTTACATATAGTTTTTAAAAACTATTTAGTTTCTATTTTTTCAGGAACGATTTTTTATATGGCTTTAGTTCAGTATTTATAA
- a CDS encoding beta-ketoacyl-ACP synthase III: MAYAAFRSIGAYIPPKIMTNADFEKIIDTSDEWITKRTGIKERRISEENEASSDLGAKAAEVAIERSGIAKEDIDMVICATVTPDYLCMPSTACLIASKLDLPPVQAFDISAACTGFVYAVSIAKAFIESGMKKNVLIIGAETYTSILDYTDRGTCFIFGDGAGAAIISATDDKSEAIVDVNCSSDGNYDDLIKTPGGGSKHPCSQEVVEQKMACIRMKGNETFKLAVKTLTADVEVMMEKHNIKNDDIDHFIPHQANYRIISAVGKALGLNDEQTVITVDKYGNTSAASIPMAMNYAYEQGKIKKGDNILFDAFGAGLTWGSAYFPFAPKQ; the protein is encoded by the coding sequence ATGGCATATGCAGCTTTTAGATCTATTGGAGCATATATACCTCCAAAGATTATGACAAATGCAGATTTTGAAAAAATTATTGATACTAGTGATGAGTGGATAACAAAAAGAACTGGTATTAAAGAAAGAAGAATTTCTGAAGAAAATGAAGCTTCATCTGATTTAGGAGCAAAAGCGGCGGAAGTTGCTATTGAAAGATCAGGAATTGCAAAAGAAGATATCGACATGGTAATCTGTGCTACTGTAACTCCTGATTATTTATGTATGCCTTCAACGGCTTGTTTAATCGCATCAAAATTAGATTTACCTCCTGTTCAAGCTTTTGATATTAGTGCAGCGTGTACAGGATTTGTATATGCCGTATCTATAGCAAAAGCATTTATTGAATCAGGAATGAAAAAAAATGTTCTAATCATAGGTGCAGAGACTTATACATCAATTTTAGATTATACTGATAGAGGTACTTGTTTTATCTTTGGAGATGGAGCAGGAGCTGCAATAATATCAGCAACAGATGACAAAAGCGAAGCAATCGTAGATGTTAACTGTTCAAGTGATGGAAATTATGATGATTTAATCAAAACTCCAGGTGGAGGAAGTAAACATCCATGTTCACAAGAAGTAGTTGAGCAAAAAATGGCGTGTATTAGAATGAAAGGAAATGAAACTTTCAAACTAGCAGTTAAAACTTTAACAGCAGATGTTGAAGTAATGATGGAAAAACACAATATTAAAAATGATGATATCGACCATTTTATTCCTCATCAAGCTAATTACAGAATTATAAGTGCAGTTGGAAAAGCTTTAGGACTAAATGATGAGCAAACGGTTATTACTGTAGATAAATATGGTAATACATCAGCTGCATCAATTCCAATGGCTATGAACTATGCTTATGAACAAGGAAAAATCAAAAAAGGTGATAACATCTTATTTGATGCTTTTGGAGCAGGACTTACTTGGGGAAGTGCTTATTTCCCATTTGCACCAAAACAATAA
- a CDS encoding AzlC family ABC transporter permease, producing MKYEKEIKTAFKVSIPVMMGYAVLGFAFGLLLVSFDYPWYLAPIMSLFIYAGALQFVAINFFNAKAGFVDIAIATWFINIRQSFYGLSLLKRFKKTGKLKPYLIFGLTDETYALLTTIKDDEQLKKRWYYFFLTAFNQSYWFVGCTLGAIIGSNIKFNTAGLEFSLTALFVVLCIEQYKNLQNAMPFIVGALASLFSLIFIPSDKMLIVSIVIALILMFTFRRKIEQ from the coding sequence TTGAAATATGAAAAAGAGATAAAAACTGCATTTAAAGTCTCAATACCTGTTATGATGGGATATGCAGTTTTAGGTTTTGCATTTGGTTTACTTTTAGTATCTTTTGATTATCCTTGGTATTTAGCTCCTATAATGTCCCTTTTTATTTATGCAGGGGCATTACAGTTTGTAGCAATAAACTTTTTTAATGCAAAAGCAGGTTTTGTAGATATTGCAATAGCTACATGGTTTATAAATATTAGACAATCTTTTTATGGCTTATCTTTACTAAAAAGATTTAAAAAAACAGGAAAGCTAAAACCTTATTTAATTTTTGGTTTAACTGATGAAACATATGCCTTATTAACTACAATAAAAGATGATGAGCAATTAAAGAAAAGATGGTATTACTTTTTTTTAACAGCTTTTAATCAATCTTATTGGTTTGTAGGCTGTACTTTAGGAGCTATTATTGGCTCAAACATTAAGTTTAATACAGCTGGCTTGGAGTTTTCATTAACAGCACTTTTTGTAGTTTTATGTATAGAACAGTACAAAAACTTACAAAATGCTATGCCTTTTATAGTTGGAGCTTTAGCTTCACTTTTTTCACTTATATTTATACCAAGTGATAAAATGTTAATTGTTTCAATTGTAATTGCACTTATTTTAATGTTTACATTTAGAAGAAAGATAGAGCAATGA
- a CDS encoding methionine ABC transporter permease produces MGGFIMFNILLPALGETVYMSFVSTFLAVVIGFFLAIILIFTSKGGLRENLKVYAVLDVVINTLRSFPFIILMIVLFPLTKFLIGKSIGTTAAIIPLTIGAAPFIARLIESAFKEVDRGVIEAAKSFGASDTQIIFKVMLVEALPSIISAITLTLITVIGFSAMAGAVGGGGLGDVAIKYGYYRFQTDTMIYTVIILIALVQACQSAGDYLYKITKK; encoded by the coding sequence ATGGGAGGTTTTATAATGTTTAATATTTTATTACCTGCACTTGGTGAAACTGTATATATGTCATTTGTATCTACTTTTTTAGCTGTTGTTATTGGATTTTTTTTAGCAATTATTCTTATTTTTACTTCAAAAGGTGGATTAAGAGAAAATTTAAAAGTTTATGCTGTTTTAGATGTTGTAATTAACACTTTAAGATCATTTCCTTTTATTATTTTGATGATTGTTTTATTTCCTTTAACAAAATTTTTAATTGGAAAAAGTATTGGAACAACAGCTGCAATTATTCCTCTTACAATTGGTGCTGCTCCTTTTATTGCAAGATTGATTGAAAGTGCATTCAAAGAAGTGGATAGAGGTGTAATTGAAGCTGCTAAGTCTTTTGGTGCAAGTGATACTCAAATCATATTTAAAGTGATGCTAGTAGAAGCATTACCAAGTATTATTTCAGCTATTACTTTAACACTTATTACAGTTATTGGTTTTTCTGCTATGGCAGGAGCTGTTGGTGGTGGAGGTTTAGGAGATGTAGCTATTAAATATGGTTACTATAGATTCCAAACTGATACTATGATTTACACGGTTATTATTCTTATTGCACTTGTTCAAGCTTGTCAAAGTGCAGGGGATTATTTATACAAAATTACAAAAAAATAA
- a CDS encoding NADH-quinone oxidoreductase subunit I gives MAVKITDICISCDACLDECPVEAIVDNDDNPTGEDVYYVYADKCVECVDHNDAPACADACPTEGCIVWDEAGSGSIEKEDRGEAGTPVVED, from the coding sequence ATGGCAGTAAAAATTACTGATATTTGTATTAGCTGTGACGCATGTTTAGATGAGTGTCCAGTAGAAGCAATTGTTGATAACGATGATAACCCAACTGGTGAAGATGTATATTACGTATACGCTGATAAATGTGTTGAGTGTGTAGACCACAATGATGCACCAGCATGTGCTGATGCATGTCCAACTGAGGGATGTATTGTATGGGATGAAGCTGGTTCTGGTTCTATTGAAAAAGAAGACAGAGGTGAAGCTGGAACTCCTGTAGTAGAAGACTAA
- the rho gene encoding transcription termination factor Rho: protein MEESKTQSKTKNTRKTRTHIPVEGYKIEQLRELPLEELLNIAKELDVENPQELKRQDLMFSILKNQIDAGGFILFTGILEIKEGGFGFLRAIDGNFSDTSNDSYVSATQIRKFALRTGDIVTGQVRPPNKESEKYNALLKIEAINYLPIKASKNRPLFDNLTPLYSTDKFKFEYESTRMTGRMLDLFAPMGKGQRGLIVAPPKTGKTELLKELAHGITKNHPEVSLMVLLIDERPEEVTDMQRSVKGEVYSSTFDLPAHNHVRVAEIVIEKAKRLVEMKKDVVILLDSITRLARAYNTVTPSSGKVLSGGVDANALHKPKRFFGAARNIEEGGSLTIISTALIETGSKMDEVIFEEFKGTGNSEVVLSRDAANKRVYPALDITKSGTRKEELLLTPEILQKTWILRNAIASMDEVEALKFLYSKMKKTKDNEEFFAGMNE, encoded by the coding sequence ATGGAAGAGTCTAAAACTCAAAGTAAAACAAAAAATACTAGGAAAACTAGAACACATATACCTGTTGAAGGGTATAAAATTGAACAATTAAGGGAACTTCCTTTAGAAGAACTTTTAAATATCGCAAAAGAACTAGACGTAGAAAACCCCCAAGAATTAAAAAGACAAGATTTAATGTTCTCAATTCTAAAAAATCAAATTGATGCAGGTGGATTTATTTTATTCACAGGTATTTTAGAGATTAAAGAGGGTGGATTTGGATTCTTAAGAGCAATTGATGGAAACTTTTCAGATACATCAAATGATTCTTATGTAAGTGCTACACAAATTAGAAAATTTGCATTAAGAACAGGTGATATTGTTACAGGTCAAGTAAGACCTCCAAACAAAGAGAGTGAAAAGTACAATGCTTTATTAAAGATTGAAGCAATTAACTACTTACCTATCAAAGCATCAAAAAATAGACCATTATTTGATAACTTAACACCTTTATATTCAACTGACAAATTTAAATTTGAGTATGAATCTACTAGAATGACAGGTAGAATGCTTGATTTATTTGCTCCAATGGGTAAAGGTCAAAGAGGTCTTATCGTTGCACCTCCAAAAACTGGTAAAACTGAACTTTTAAAAGAATTAGCTCACGGTATTACAAAAAATCACCCAGAAGTATCTTTAATGGTTCTTTTAATTGATGAAAGACCTGAAGAAGTTACAGATATGCAAAGAAGTGTAAAAGGTGAAGTATATAGTTCTACTTTTGATTTACCGGCACACAATCATGTACGAGTTGCTGAAATTGTTATTGAAAAAGCAAAAAGACTTGTAGAGATGAAAAAAGATGTAGTTATTTTACTTGATTCTATTACAAGACTAGCAAGAGCTTACAATACAGTTACACCAAGTTCTGGAAAAGTACTTTCAGGTGGTGTTGATGCAAATGCTTTACATAAACCAAAAAGATTCTTTGGTGCAGCAAGAAATATTGAAGAGGGTGGTTCTTTAACTATTATTTCAACAGCATTAATTGAAACTGGTTCAAAAATGGACGAAGTTATTTTTGAAGAGTTCAAAGGAACAGGTAATAGTGAAGTTGTATTAAGTAGAGATGCTGCAAATAAAAGAGTATATCCTGCTCTTGATATTACTAAATCTGGTACTAGAAAAGAAGAGTTGCTTCTTACTCCAGAAATCTTACAAAAAACATGGATTTTAAGAAATGCAATTGCATCTATGGATGAAGTTGAAGCACTTAAATTCTTATATTCAAAAATGAAAAAGACAAAAGACAATGAAGAGTTTTTTGCAGGAATGAATGAATAA
- a CDS encoding Cj0069 family protein, which produces MKKADTVFIIEYQKGSDKGFDGFRPDTKPILRAIEEETSFKTEIVFFKPNKKYQLLEYLKENAHAVISRINPGNLKQVDEYFQFLKALGDSGVEIHTHPDVMINLDFKDILSKLKGTVLGDDESYFYHDFSDFASKFPADLKKHGIRVLKTNYGSTGEGVYLVRQQDDGSIISTEAVNNEKFFFDDIHEFISKFEKNFEDDSEYAEYFQDKVGFVGCRYLERINEGEIRVLLVNDKPISVVHKKPQDGQFSATLFSGAKYKYESPSEAKWKDVVDLTTEGLEVLKPYLRGQNYPLLWTMDYILDYNEDGTDKYVLSEINCSCVGITTELQYAKDVAQVFVK; this is translated from the coding sequence ATGAAAAAAGCAGATACAGTTTTTATTATAGAGTATCAAAAAGGTAGTGATAAAGGTTTTGATGGATTTAGACCTGATACAAAGCCAATTTTAAGAGCCATTGAAGAAGAAACATCTTTTAAAACAGAGATTGTATTTTTTAAGCCAAATAAAAAATATCAATTGTTAGAGTATTTAAAAGAGAATGCACATGCTGTTATTTCAAGAATTAACCCTGGTAATTTAAAGCAAGTCGATGAGTATTTTCAGTTCTTAAAAGCTTTAGGAGATAGTGGAGTTGAAATTCATACTCACCCTGATGTTATGATTAACCTTGATTTTAAAGATATTCTTTCAAAACTAAAAGGTACTGTTTTAGGAGATGATGAGTCTTATTTTTATCATGATTTCTCTGATTTTGCTTCAAAGTTCCCAGCAGATTTAAAAAAACATGGAATTAGGGTTTTAAAAACAAACTATGGTTCAACAGGTGAGGGTGTTTATCTTGTACGACAACAAGATGATGGTTCTATTATTTCAACAGAAGCTGTAAATAATGAAAAGTTCTTTTTTGATGATATTCATGAATTTATTTCAAAATTTGAAAAAAACTTTGAGGATGATAGTGAATATGCTGAGTATTTTCAAGATAAAGTAGGCTTTGTTGGTTGTAGATATTTAGAAAGAATTAATGAAGGTGAAATTAGAGTTTTACTTGTAAATGATAAGCCAATATCTGTTGTTCATAAAAAGCCACAAGATGGACAGTTTTCAGCTACACTTTTTTCAGGTGCAAAATACAAGTACGAGTCACCAAGTGAAGCAAAATGGAAAGATGTTGTTGATTTAACTACAGAAGGTTTAGAAGTTTTAAAACCATATTTAAGAGGGCAAAACTATCCACTGCTTTGGACGATGGATTATATCTTAGATTACAATGAAGATGGAACTGATAAATATGTTTTATCAGAAATAAACTGTTCTTGTGTGGGAATTACAACAGAGTTACAATATGCAAAAGATGTAGCCCAAGTTTTTGTAAAATAG
- the ndk gene encoding nucleoside-diphosphate kinase, with amino-acid sequence MEQTLSIIKPDAVAKNVVGKILDRFESNGLRIAATKKIQLSKADAEAFYAVHAERPFFGELVEFMISGPVVVTVLEGEDAMTKNRDLMGATNPKEAAAGTIRADFAESIDANAVHGSDSLENAANEIKFFFSDREIC; translated from the coding sequence ATGGAACAAACACTATCAATCATCAAACCTGACGCGGTAGCTAAAAATGTTGTAGGTAAAATCTTAGACAGATTTGAATCAAACGGATTAAGAATAGCAGCAACTAAAAAAATTCAATTAAGCAAAGCTGATGCAGAAGCATTCTACGCAGTACACGCTGAAAGACCATTTTTTGGTGAATTAGTTGAATTCATGATTTCTGGACCAGTTGTAGTAACTGTTTTAGAAGGTGAAGATGCAATGACTAAAAATAGAGACTTAATGGGTGCTACAAATCCTAAAGAAGCAGCAGCTGGAACAATCAGAGCAGATTTTGCAGAATCAATTGATGCTAATGCAGTTCATGGTTCAGATTCATTAGAAAATGCAGCAAATGAAATTAAATTCTTCTTCTCTGACAGAGAAATTTGTTAA
- the plsX gene encoding phosphate acyltransferase PlsX: MLKIAIDAMGGDFGPEPIIQGLVAALKQNNNFTAIAVGKKDEIEPLLPKQFQSRVEILDTDDVISMHDSATDALKRKDSTIYKAIELVRDQKADAVVSAGHSGASMSLATLRIGRIKGVSRPAIATLMPTSENQNTLVLDVGANVDSDAKNLFEFAIMGQVYAQDVLQLDEPIVGLLSNGEEESKGNEVTKEAYKLISRVPNFAGNVEGSDIFKGTVDVVVCDGFVGNILLKTAEGVADTIGQIIKKNLKRSLISIAGAVLMRKVFKNLKVRVDYAEYGGAPLLGVKAPVIIAHGKSNPKAIQNAIFQAINAASSNLNSHIEERLSQYSN; encoded by the coding sequence ATGTTGAAGATCGCAATAGATGCAATGGGTGGGGACTTCGGTCCTGAACCTATTATTCAAGGCCTTGTTGCAGCTTTAAAACAAAATAATAACTTCACTGCAATTGCAGTTGGTAAAAAAGATGAAATAGAACCTTTATTACCAAAACAATTTCAATCAAGAGTTGAAATATTAGATACAGATGATGTAATTAGTATGCACGACTCTGCTACAGATGCACTTAAAAGAAAAGATTCTACAATTTATAAAGCTATTGAATTAGTAAGAGACCAAAAAGCTGATGCTGTTGTTTCTGCTGGACACTCAGGTGCTTCAATGTCATTAGCAACACTTAGAATCGGAAGAATAAAAGGTGTATCAAGACCTGCTATAGCAACACTTATGCCAACTAGTGAAAACCAAAATACTTTAGTATTAGACGTTGGAGCTAATGTTGATAGTGATGCAAAAAACTTATTCGAATTTGCCATTATGGGACAAGTATATGCACAAGATGTATTACAGCTTGATGAACCAATTGTTGGTTTATTATCTAATGGTGAAGAAGAAAGCAAAGGTAATGAAGTTACCAAAGAAGCTTATAAACTTATATCAAGAGTTCCAAATTTTGCAGGTAATGTAGAAGGTAGTGATATCTTCAAAGGAACAGTTGATGTTGTTGTTTGTGATGGTTTTGTAGGAAATATCTTACTTAAAACAGCCGAAGGTGTTGCAGATACTATCGGACAAATCATCAAAAAGAATTTAAAAAGATCTCTAATTTCAATTGCTGGTGCAGTTCTAATGAGAAAAGTATTCAAAAACTTAAAAGTTAGAGTTGACTATGCGGAATATGGTGGAGCACCTTTACTTGGTGTAAAAGCACCTGTAATTATTGCTCATGGAAAATCAAATCCTAAAGCAATTCAAAATGCAATATTCCAAGCAATCAATGCAGCTAGCTCAAACTTAAATAGTCATATTGAAGAGAGATTATCACAGTATAGTAATTAA
- a CDS encoding peroxiredoxin, which yields MLVTKKAPDFTATAVLADGQIVEDFNLYENIGENGAVLFFYPLDFTFVCPSEIIAFSKRIEEFSSRGINVIGVSVDSQFSHFAWRETPVENGGIGRIKYPLVADLSKQISRDFDVLFGDSVALRGSFLIDKDGTVRHAVINDLPLGRNIDEMIRMVDTMLFTNEHGEVCPAGWNKGDEGMKPNTDGVAEYLGKHEGDL from the coding sequence ATGTTAGTAACTAAAAAAGCTCCAGATTTTACAGCTACAGCTGTACTTGCAGACGGACAAATTGTTGAAGATTTTAACTTATATGAGAACATCGGTGAAAATGGTGCGGTATTATTCTTCTACCCATTAGACTTTACTTTTGTTTGTCCTTCTGAGATTATTGCATTCTCTAAAAGAATTGAAGAGTTTTCTTCAAGAGGTATCAATGTAATTGGTGTTTCTGTTGACTCACAATTCTCTCACTTTGCTTGGAGAGAAACTCCTGTAGAAAATGGTGGAATTGGAAGAATCAAGTACCCATTAGTTGCAGACTTATCTAAACAAATTTCTAGAGATTTCGATGTATTATTCGGAGATTCAGTTGCTTTAAGAGGTTCTTTCTTAATTGACAAAGATGGAACAGTAAGACACGCAGTAATTAATGACTTACCATTAGGTAGAAACATTGATGAGATGATCAGAATGGTTGACACAATGTTATTTACTAATGAGCACGGTGAAGTTTGTCCTGCTGGATGGAACAAAGGTGACGAAGGTATGAAGCCAAACACTGATGGTGTTGCTGAGTACTTAGGTAAGCACGAGGGTGACTTATAA
- a CDS encoding methionine ABC transporter ATP-binding protein, which yields MITIENLNKYYGDVKVLNDISIDIKKGEMFAIVGHSGAGKSTLLRCINGLEDYSDGSLRVNNKEIKSLNKQQLREFRKNIGMIFQHFSLIQRKTVFENVALPMQLWGYSKEEISKKVKELLALVGLDQKLNAYPNQLSGGQKQRVAIARALTLNPDVLLSDEATSALDPNTTTSILNLLKEINEKLNITIVLVTHEMEVVKQIAQKALLLEHGNIIGFDDTEELFLKPDEKMKDFLGETEVVPNDGVNIKLYFPKDNAYQSFITKMARELDMDFNIVWGKLEEINSHIVGNMVINIKDEDRQVVTNYIKEHDIVWEVL from the coding sequence ATGATAACTATAGAGAATTTAAATAAATACTATGGTGATGTAAAAGTTTTAAATGATATTTCTATAGATATTAAAAAAGGTGAGATGTTTGCCATTGTAGGACACAGTGGTGCTGGAAAATCTACACTTCTTAGATGTATTAATGGACTTGAAGATTATAGTGATGGTTCGTTAAGAGTTAATAACAAAGAAATAAAATCTTTAAATAAACAGCAGTTAAGAGAATTTAGAAAAAATATTGGAATGATATTTCAGCATTTTTCACTAATTCAAAGAAAAACTGTTTTCGAAAATGTTGCACTACCAATGCAACTTTGGGGATATAGTAAAGAAGAAATTTCAAAAAAAGTAAAAGAGTTATTAGCTTTAGTTGGTTTAGATCAAAAGCTTAATGCTTATCCTAATCAACTAAGTGGAGGACAAAAACAAAGAGTAGCAATTGCAAGAGCTTTGACTTTGAATCCAGATGTTTTGCTTAGTGATGAAGCAACATCAGCACTTGATCCAAATACAACTACATCAATTTTAAATCTATTAAAAGAGATAAATGAAAAACTAAATATTACTATAGTTTTAGTAACTCACGAAATGGAAGTTGTAAAACAAATAGCTCAAAAAGCTTTGCTTTTAGAGCATGGAAATATTATAGGTTTTGATGACACAGAAGAGTTGTTTTTAAAACCTGATGAAAAAATGAAAGACTTTTTAGGAGAAACAGAAGTTGTTCCTAATGATGGGGTAAATATTAAATTGTATTTCCCTAAAGATAATGCTTATCAGTCATTTATAACAAAAATGGCTAGAGAGCTAGATATGGATTTTAATATCGTATGGGGAAAACTTGAAGAGATTAATTCTCATATTGTTGGAAACATGGTTATTAATATTAAAGATGAAGATAGACAAGTAGTTACAAACTATATTAAAGAACATGATATTGTATGGGAGGTTTTATAA